One segment of Zhihengliuella halotolerans DNA contains the following:
- a CDS encoding PLP-dependent aminotransferase family protein, which yields MNHSSSERIVTELRGWISSAPAGAQLPSTRALVAQYEASPVTVQKALRKLAEQGIVESQPGVGTFVRTDRTTRPHDYGWQTTALGSPQQRLPHISAALRTAPNDVISLHSGYPDKELLPERLVRASFARIGRSEAAVSRPPAAGLPDLQSWFAAELGRVTSVGLASPAASDVVILPGSQTGLSTLFRTLVGPGKPMLIESPSYWGAILAAAQVGVELVPLPSGPQGPDPDDVARAFAQTGARAFYAQPNFANPSGAQWLPDRAAAVLDVVRENGAFLIEDDWAHDFGISADPIPLAARDDSGHVVYLRSLTKSVSPSVRVAGLIARGPARDRILADTQAQSMYVSGALQTVALDVVTQPAWRTHLRSLRHQLASRRDLLVAALREHVPSAHLELVPHGGLNLWLRLPDAADLPQLVRACESQGVIVAAGDEWFPAEPTGRYLRLNYSGPNPGAFPDGARIIGEALAHSSTKE from the coding sequence ATGAACCACAGTAGCAGTGAGCGGATCGTGACCGAGCTGCGGGGCTGGATCTCTTCCGCTCCCGCGGGTGCGCAACTGCCGTCGACTCGGGCGCTGGTCGCCCAGTACGAGGCGAGCCCGGTGACGGTGCAAAAAGCCCTACGCAAGCTCGCGGAACAGGGCATCGTTGAATCCCAACCGGGAGTCGGTACGTTCGTTCGCACGGACCGCACGACCCGTCCGCATGACTACGGCTGGCAGACGACGGCTTTGGGGTCGCCGCAACAGCGGCTACCGCACATCTCGGCCGCCCTGCGGACGGCGCCCAACGACGTAATCTCGCTGCACTCCGGTTACCCGGACAAGGAGCTGTTGCCAGAGCGTTTGGTACGGGCCTCGTTTGCCCGCATCGGACGCAGCGAGGCTGCAGTGAGCCGTCCTCCCGCCGCAGGGCTGCCCGATCTTCAGTCCTGGTTCGCCGCAGAACTTGGCCGGGTGACATCTGTGGGACTCGCCTCACCGGCCGCGAGCGACGTGGTGATCCTGCCAGGCAGCCAGACCGGGCTGAGTACACTGTTCCGCACGCTCGTCGGACCAGGAAAGCCCATGCTGATCGAATCCCCGAGCTACTGGGGCGCGATCCTAGCCGCCGCTCAGGTCGGCGTCGAGCTGGTTCCACTACCCAGCGGTCCGCAGGGCCCCGACCCCGACGACGTGGCACGCGCGTTTGCGCAGACCGGCGCACGCGCGTTCTACGCGCAACCCAACTTCGCCAACCCCTCCGGGGCGCAGTGGCTGCCCGATCGCGCGGCAGCCGTGCTCGACGTCGTACGCGAGAACGGCGCGTTCCTGATCGAGGACGATTGGGCCCACGACTTCGGAATCAGCGCCGACCCGATACCGCTAGCTGCCCGGGACGACTCCGGGCACGTTGTCTACCTCCGCTCGCTGACCAAGAGCGTCTCCCCCTCTGTTCGAGTGGCAGGGCTGATCGCGCGTGGTCCCGCACGGGATCGCATCCTCGCCGACACGCAGGCCCAGTCGATGTACGTCAGCGGAGCGCTGCAGACCGTCGCACTCGACGTCGTCACCCAGCCGGCATGGCGGACGCATCTACGCTCGCTCCGGCACCAGCTCGCTTCTCGCCGTGATCTGCTCGTCGCTGCACTCAGAGAGCACGTGCCAAGCGCCCACCTGGAATTAGTTCCCCACGGCGGGTTGAACCTCTGGCTCCGTCTCCCGGACGCCGCAGACCTCCCCCAGCTGGTCCGTGCCTGCGAGAGCCAAGGCGTCATCGTCGCTGCCGGTGACGAGTGGTTCCCCGCTGAGCCGACGGGCCGGTACCTTCGACTCAATTACTCCGGCCCCAACCCCGGCGCGTTTCCTGACGGCGCACGGATCATCGGCGAGGCACTGGCACACTCCTCCACGAAGGAGTGA
- a CDS encoding DMT family transporter yields MNINSTATRLSRLPLSRPHAGLWWGLIGVAAFSFTVPFTRVAVENGHMSPLFVGSGRAAVAAFLAVAALWFTRQKRPRGKQWLQVAVVAGGVVVGFPLLTSFALTTAPASHGAVVIALLPAATAVFAVLRAGERPVRSFWIAAGIGAVAAVAFAVIQGGGLATMHWSELLLFAAVIVCAIGYAEGGLLSRSLGSWQTISWALVLAAPLMFVLTGVAVIQQPPTGGAIEWGAFAYLAAVSMFFGFFAWYRGLALGPMAHVSQVQLIQPVMSIGWAALLLHEQIDWSTALGGMTVIGCALLAVRTRAGGRKHESKAGPSRPSSRG; encoded by the coding sequence ATGAATATCAATAGTACCGCTACTCGACTTTCGCGACTACCGCTATCCCGGCCGCATGCTGGACTGTGGTGGGGCCTAATCGGTGTCGCTGCTTTCTCGTTTACTGTCCCGTTCACGCGTGTCGCCGTCGAGAACGGGCATATGTCGCCGTTGTTCGTCGGCTCCGGCCGGGCAGCGGTCGCCGCGTTCCTCGCGGTCGCCGCGCTCTGGTTCACTCGGCAGAAACGGCCGCGTGGGAAGCAGTGGTTGCAGGTTGCCGTAGTTGCTGGAGGCGTCGTGGTCGGGTTCCCGCTGCTGACTTCGTTTGCCTTGACCACCGCGCCAGCGAGTCATGGGGCTGTCGTGATCGCCCTCCTTCCCGCCGCGACCGCAGTGTTTGCGGTGCTGCGCGCAGGGGAACGCCCCGTCCGGTCGTTTTGGATTGCTGCCGGAATCGGCGCGGTCGCAGCGGTCGCCTTCGCTGTGATCCAGGGCGGCGGGCTGGCGACGATGCACTGGTCTGAACTGCTGCTGTTCGCTGCTGTCATCGTCTGCGCGATCGGATACGCCGAGGGCGGGCTTCTTTCTCGTTCGCTGGGTTCGTGGCAGACGATCTCCTGGGCGCTCGTGCTCGCCGCCCCGTTGATGTTCGTCCTGACCGGCGTTGCGGTCATCCAGCAGCCACCCACGGGTGGTGCGATCGAGTGGGGCGCGTTTGCCTACCTCGCTGCTGTGAGCATGTTCTTTGGGTTTTTCGCTTGGTACCGAGGGTTGGCCCTCGGCCCGATGGCACACGTGAGCCAGGTCCAGCTCATCCAGCCGGTGATGAGCATTGGTTGGGCCGCCCTACTTCTCCATGAGCAGATCGACTGGTCCACAGCGCTCGGCGGCATGACCGTCATCGGTTGCGCACTTCTGGCTGTTCGTACCCGTGCTGGTGGGAGAAAACATGAGTCAAAGGCGGGCCCTTCGCGACCGTCCAGTCGAGGATGA
- a CDS encoding NAD(P)H-binding protein, producing MTGTVTEENQTGVLMILVTGASGQLASRIVTHLHALGADAVGGSRSPDEHDRALDFDVPATLDLTGVDTLVLVSAGYAEDDVVVHRHSTVLEAARRDGVGHVVYTSLVGAGDHLAFALAHRATERLLRNSGMRWTILRNGLYAELVGALLSWEEAHLVSPFGAGSIAAPTRDDLALAAALVAADPPGHVSRVHELTGPPFAVLDIANELAAPVQELSLDEYRRGLLDTPGMQPFQPPMLTSIASSIRHNMLAGHHPDLADILGHEPGNGLEAAAASAISTRPG from the coding sequence GTGACCGGCACGGTTACCGAAGAGAACCAGACCGGAGTACTCATGATCCTAGTAACCGGCGCCAGCGGCCAACTCGCCAGCCGAATCGTCACTCACCTGCACGCACTCGGCGCTGATGCGGTAGGCGGGAGTCGTTCCCCGGACGAACACGACCGCGCCCTGGACTTCGACGTGCCCGCAACACTGGACTTGACCGGCGTCGACACGCTGGTTCTCGTCTCGGCGGGCTACGCCGAGGACGACGTGGTCGTTCACCGTCATTCGACAGTTCTCGAGGCCGCGCGCCGCGACGGCGTCGGGCACGTCGTTTACACCAGTCTGGTCGGCGCCGGCGACCACCTCGCCTTCGCCTTGGCTCACCGGGCCACGGAGCGACTGCTGCGCAACAGCGGCATGCGCTGGACGATCCTGCGCAATGGCCTGTATGCGGAACTCGTCGGGGCATTGCTTTCATGGGAAGAGGCGCACCTCGTCTCGCCGTTCGGCGCCGGTTCAATCGCCGCACCGACACGCGATGACCTGGCTCTCGCGGCGGCTCTCGTCGCCGCTGATCCTCCAGGCCACGTGTCGCGCGTCCACGAGCTGACCGGTCCGCCGTTCGCCGTCCTCGACATCGCCAACGAGCTCGCCGCTCCTGTTCAAGAGCTGTCCTTAGACGAGTACAGACGAGGTCTCCTGGACACACCGGGGATGCAACCGTTCCAGCCACCCATGCTCACCAGCATCGCGAGCTCCATCCGCCACAACATGCTCGCCGGCCACCACCCAGACCTCGCAGACATACTCGGACACGAACCCGGCAACGGACTCGAAGCAGCTGCTGCTTCTGCCATATCAACCCGGCCAGGGTGA
- a CDS encoding winged helix-turn-helix transcriptional regulator translates to MSVTNTGVTSTASDGAATLEPCGQENHEDCGIRDVLDRVGDKWSVLVIVELASGPRRFRELQRAIDGISQRMLTLTVRRLERDGLVLRTVYPTVPAQVDYRLTETGASLTHLVKALADWSLAHRDVIANSRAAYDARSAVSPSSSLPRA, encoded by the coding sequence ATGTCAGTGACGAACACCGGTGTAACCAGTACCGCGAGCGACGGGGCGGCAACTCTGGAACCGTGTGGGCAGGAGAACCACGAGGACTGCGGCATTCGCGATGTCCTGGATCGGGTCGGCGACAAGTGGTCGGTGCTGGTGATCGTCGAGCTCGCATCCGGTCCGCGGCGATTCCGTGAGTTGCAACGCGCGATCGACGGGATCTCTCAGCGGATGCTCACGCTGACCGTTCGCCGACTCGAACGCGACGGCCTTGTCTTGCGAACGGTTTATCCGACGGTCCCCGCCCAAGTTGACTACCGGCTGACGGAGACGGGAGCGAGCCTGACCCACCTGGTCAAGGCGCTTGCCGACTGGTCCCTGGCCCATCGCGACGTCATCGCCAATTCGCGAGCCGCCTATGACGCTCGGTCCGCGGTCAGCCCTTCGTCAAGTCTTCCGCGAGCATGA
- a CDS encoding VOC family protein — MAIKLENVGIAVRDLEATIAFFTDLGLTVLGRDTISGDWADTAVGLDGNHAKIALLATPDEQGKIELFEYIHPDAVETEPTLPNEVGMHRVAFSVDDIDAALEIAAKHGCHPLRGVATYQDVYRLTYLRGPSGILVMLAEDLTKG; from the coding sequence ATGGCCATCAAACTGGAGAATGTCGGCATCGCGGTCCGCGACCTGGAGGCGACGATCGCCTTTTTCACCGATCTGGGCCTGACGGTGCTCGGCCGGGACACGATCAGCGGCGACTGGGCGGACACTGCTGTCGGGCTCGACGGCAACCATGCCAAAATCGCCCTCCTGGCGACCCCCGACGAGCAGGGCAAGATCGAGCTCTTCGAGTACATCCACCCGGACGCGGTCGAAACCGAACCGACGCTCCCGAACGAGGTCGGCATGCACCGCGTCGCCTTCTCCGTCGACGACATCGACGCCGCCCTGGAGATCGCCGCGAAGCACGGATGCCATCCTCTGCGTGGCGTGGCCACCTATCAGGACGTCTACAGGCTGACCTACCTCCGCGGGCCCAGCGGCATCCTGGTCATGCTCGCGGAAGACTTGACGAAGGGCTGA
- a CDS encoding type B 50S ribosomal protein L31, translated as MKANTHPEYAPVVFHDLASGEKYLTRSTTSSEKTIEWEDGNTYPVIDVEISAASHPFYTGKQRIMDSAGRVERFNARFKNFGGKK; from the coding sequence ATGAAGGCAAACACGCACCCCGAGTACGCCCCCGTCGTCTTCCACGACCTGGCGTCCGGCGAGAAGTACCTGACCCGTTCCACCACGTCTTCCGAGAAGACCATCGAGTGGGAGGACGGCAACACCTACCCGGTCATCGACGTCGAGATCTCCGCCGCCTCGCACCCGTTCTACACGGGCAAGCAGCGCATCATGGACTCCGCCGGCCGCGTGGAGCGCTTCAACGCTCGCTTCAAGAACTTCGGCGGCAAGAAGTAG
- a CDS encoding lipoyl protein ligase domain-containing protein has protein sequence MSSQAQAHHGEYKVVGGKLVVADLTVEDGTITAANINGDFFLEPDEALEDLNAALTGLPADSTHGTLRDAVVHGLRDGAEMIGFDAAAVAIAVRRALGHASTWADHEWEILPPLDLPIATNVALDEVITRDVAAGRRRPTLRLWDWSERAVVIGSFQSLRNEVDPEAAAEHDVTVMRRISGGGAMFMEAGNCITYSLCVPVSLVDGLSFADSYPFLDAWVMEALGRVGIDAHYKPLNDIATEHGKIGGAAQKRLAGGGLLHHVTMSYDIDADKMMQVLRIGREKISDKGIASAKKRVDPLKRQAGRSRAEIFEVMMTVFAERYGARRGELDADTIARAEELAREKFLTDEWLQRVP, from the coding sequence ATGAGTTCGCAAGCGCAGGCACATCACGGCGAGTACAAGGTCGTCGGCGGGAAACTGGTCGTCGCCGACCTGACCGTGGAGGACGGGACGATCACCGCCGCCAACATCAACGGAGACTTCTTCCTCGAACCCGACGAGGCGCTCGAGGACCTCAACGCCGCACTGACGGGGCTGCCGGCCGACTCGACGCACGGGACGCTGCGCGACGCCGTCGTACACGGACTGCGCGACGGGGCCGAGATGATCGGGTTCGACGCCGCCGCGGTCGCCATCGCGGTGCGCCGCGCCCTCGGCCACGCGAGCACATGGGCCGACCACGAGTGGGAGATCCTGCCGCCGCTGGACCTGCCGATCGCCACGAACGTCGCGCTCGACGAAGTGATCACGCGTGATGTGGCGGCCGGACGACGGCGGCCGACCCTGCGGCTGTGGGACTGGTCCGAGCGGGCCGTGGTGATCGGCAGCTTCCAGTCGCTGCGCAACGAAGTCGACCCCGAGGCGGCCGCCGAGCACGACGTGACGGTCATGCGGAGGATCTCCGGCGGCGGCGCCATGTTCATGGAGGCCGGCAACTGCATCACGTACTCCCTCTGCGTTCCGGTCTCGCTCGTCGACGGGCTGAGCTTCGCCGACTCGTATCCATTCCTCGATGCCTGGGTCATGGAGGCGTTGGGGCGGGTCGGCATCGACGCGCACTACAAGCCGCTCAACGACATCGCCACCGAACACGGGAAGATCGGCGGCGCGGCCCAGAAGCGCCTGGCCGGCGGCGGGCTGCTGCACCACGTGACGATGAGCTACGACATCGACGCCGACAAGATGATGCAGGTGCTGCGCATCGGCCGGGAGAAGATCTCCGACAAGGGGATCGCGAGCGCGAAGAAGCGCGTCGACCCGCTCAAGCGGCAGGCGGGACGCAGCCGGGCGGAGATCTTCGAGGTCATGATGACCGTCTTCGCTGAGCGCTACGGGGCCCGGCGCGGCGAGCTCGACGCGGACACCATCGCGCGGGCCGAGGAACTCGCGCGGGAGAAGTTCCTGACCGACGAGTGGCTCCAGCGGGTGCCATGA
- the pepN gene encoding aminopeptidase N → MDSKNLTRNEAAERAGLISDLTYRLELDVSRAADQDATTFGSRTTLTFKAAVPGATTFLDFLHGGVDSVLLNGEELDVAEVVGEHRILLPGLAAENTVVVTGRGLYSTSGEGLHRYVDPADGQTYLYTQYEPADARRVFANFEQPDLKAPFDVKITAPATWHVASNGASIRIDDQGDGTATWHFARTRRMSTYITALLAGPYHHVTDEWTGTLDDGTTLTIPLGATCRASLAVDFDPEQIFDVTKRGLDLFHRLFAYPYPWGKYDQAFVPEYNLGAMENPGLVTFTEAYVFTSRATAAHYEGRANTIMHEMAHMWFGDLVTMEWWDDLWLKESFADFMGTYAVDRATDLGQPWVTFANRRKAWAYVQDQLPTTHPIVADIPDVDAAKQNFDGITYAKGAAVLKQLAAYVGEDAFFAASRAYFAAHAYGNTTLDDFLAVLGEASGRDMASWSDAWLKTAGVPVIGVDVATDDDGVVTSASIVQEAADPVTGEPVLRPHVLRVGTFDVVAGRLERTGGFAVELTGDRAELPELVGKPRPAVVLPNDEDLTYAKVRFDSGSLETLLARLDELGEPLAQATVWAALWNLVRDAALPATRFADAVARMAPGVREVGVVQLLLEQAQAALERFAPPGQRDAAFARLADTVLGLTHASHPGSDHQLAFARALARLGRSSAVSHDVDATLDGLLAGRVSVEGLEVDEQLRWALVQARAARGRADQAEIDAALGAAPSAVATVAHALASAARPEPEVKAAAFRAVMTGRGEDAAVLSNDVLSATAAGFRLGSHELIDGYYAEYWDCLEDIWARLSIGLATRTVEGLFPGAQDVAADGVDAHPVLVKARDWLARHGDAPAALRRIMLEQTDTLERTLSAQAAAL, encoded by the coding sequence GTGGACTCGAAGAATCTGACGCGCAACGAAGCGGCCGAGCGGGCCGGCCTCATCTCCGATCTGACCTACCGGCTCGAGCTCGACGTCTCTCGTGCGGCCGATCAGGACGCCACGACGTTCGGCTCGCGCACGACGCTGACGTTCAAGGCGGCCGTACCGGGGGCGACGACGTTCCTCGACTTCCTGCACGGCGGCGTCGATTCGGTCCTCCTCAACGGCGAGGAACTCGATGTGGCCGAGGTCGTCGGCGAGCACCGCATCCTCCTGCCGGGTCTCGCGGCCGAGAACACCGTCGTCGTCACCGGCCGCGGTCTCTACTCGACGAGCGGTGAGGGCCTGCACCGCTACGTCGACCCGGCGGACGGGCAGACCTACCTCTATACGCAGTACGAACCGGCCGACGCCAGGCGCGTCTTCGCGAACTTCGAACAGCCCGACCTCAAGGCGCCCTTCGACGTCAAGATCACCGCCCCCGCCACCTGGCACGTCGCCTCCAACGGGGCATCGATCAGGATCGACGACCAGGGCGACGGCACCGCCACCTGGCACTTCGCACGCACCCGCCGGATGTCCACGTACATCACCGCCCTGCTCGCCGGCCCGTACCACCACGTCACGGACGAGTGGACCGGCACGCTCGACGACGGCACGACCCTGACCATCCCGCTCGGCGCCACGTGCCGCGCCTCGCTCGCCGTCGACTTCGATCCCGAGCAAATCTTCGACGTCACCAAACGCGGCCTCGACCTCTTCCACCGACTCTTCGCCTACCCGTACCCGTGGGGAAAGTACGACCAGGCCTTCGTGCCCGAATACAACCTCGGCGCCATGGAGAATCCCGGCCTCGTGACCTTCACCGAGGCTTATGTCTTCACCTCCCGGGCCACGGCCGCGCACTACGAGGGCCGCGCCAACACGATCATGCACGAGATGGCGCACATGTGGTTCGGGGACCTCGTGACCATGGAGTGGTGGGACGACCTCTGGCTCAAGGAGTCCTTCGCCGACTTCATGGGCACATACGCCGTGGACCGCGCGACCGACCTCGGCCAGCCCTGGGTGACCTTCGCGAACCGGCGCAAGGCCTGGGCGTACGTGCAGGACCAGTTGCCCACAACGCACCCGATCGTCGCCGATATCCCCGATGTCGACGCCGCCAAACAGAACTTCGACGGCATCACGTACGCCAAGGGCGCGGCCGTGCTCAAGCAGCTGGCCGCCTACGTCGGCGAGGACGCGTTCTTCGCCGCCTCCCGCGCGTACTTCGCCGCCCACGCCTACGGCAACACGACCCTCGACGACTTCCTCGCGGTCCTCGGGGAGGCCTCCGGCCGCGACATGGCCAGCTGGTCCGACGCCTGGCTGAAGACCGCCGGTGTGCCCGTGATCGGGGTCGACGTCGCCACGGACGACGACGGCGTGGTCACCTCCGCGTCCATCGTCCAGGAGGCTGCGGATCCCGTCACGGGCGAGCCCGTGCTGCGCCCGCACGTGCTGCGCGTCGGCACGTTCGACGTCGTCGCGGGCCGGCTCGAGCGCACGGGCGGCTTCGCCGTCGAGCTCACCGGGGACCGCGCCGAGCTGCCGGAACTGGTCGGGAAGCCGCGCCCCGCCGTCGTGCTCCCCAACGACGAGGACCTGACCTACGCGAAGGTCCGCTTCGATTCCGGAAGTCTCGAAACGCTGCTCGCCCGGCTCGACGAGCTCGGCGAGCCGCTCGCGCAGGCCACCGTGTGGGCTGCGCTGTGGAACTTGGTGCGCGACGCGGCGCTCCCGGCGACGCGTTTCGCCGACGCGGTGGCCCGCATGGCGCCCGGCGTGCGCGAGGTCGGGGTCGTGCAGCTGCTGCTCGAGCAGGCACAGGCCGCGCTCGAGCGGTTCGCCCCACCCGGACAACGTGACGCGGCATTCGCCCGGCTCGCCGACACCGTGCTGGGGCTCACGCACGCTTCCCACCCGGGATCGGATCATCAACTGGCGTTCGCCCGCGCGCTGGCCCGGCTGGGCCGCTCGTCCGCCGTGTCACACGACGTCGACGCGACCCTCGACGGGCTGCTGGCGGGTCGCGTGAGCGTCGAAGGGCTCGAGGTCGACGAGCAGCTGCGCTGGGCCCTCGTGCAGGCCCGCGCGGCCCGCGGGCGCGCCGACCAGGCCGAGATCGACGCGGCCCTCGGCGCGGCCCCGAGCGCCGTCGCCACGGTGGCGCACGCGCTCGCCTCGGCCGCGCGACCCGAACCGGAGGTCAAGGCGGCCGCGTTCCGCGCCGTGATGACCGGGCGCGGCGAGGACGCGGCAGTGCTCTCGAACGACGTGCTCAGCGCGACGGCGGCCGGATTCCGTCTCGGCTCGCACGAACTCATCGACGGCTACTACGCCGAGTACTGGGACTGCCTGGAGGACATCTGGGCCCGCTTGAGCATCGGGCTGGCGACGCGCACCGTCGAGGGGCTGTTCCCGGGCGCCCAGGACGTCGCCGCGGACGGCGTCGACGCACACCCGGTCCTGGTGAAGGCCCGCGACTGGCTCGCGCGGCACGGGGACGCGCCGGCCGCGCTGCGCCGCATCATGCTCGAGCAGACGGACACGCTGGAGCGCACCCTGTCGGCGCAGGCCGCCGCCCTCTAG
- a CDS encoding SDR family oxidoreductase, which translates to MSEASLHSPAPSEDSEATEAPISDADLAACLRVLDSVHTLSDRDETFVAVRDATARMFKQVKRYRRAQARKAVQDADRAAVERTATGSRDRLDDETQGLHLSPGADGESNGHYVRPRGCYVCKRSFTKVDAFHHALCPECAAEGRSWRDARTDLTGRRALLTGGRAKIGMHIALRLLRDGAHTTITTRFPHDAARRFAAVEDSADWLHRLKIVGIDLRDPGRVIALADQVAAAGPLDILINNAAQTVRRTAGAYRHLVENESMPLPPELSQAAGGPEVVGTGHAPQSHPRALAAAFDLTAGELTATEAMDPAELARLAMTAGSASLERIAAGSAIDAGGLVPDLGDENSWTQVLGQVDPLELLEVQLCNVTAPFLLASRLRPAMAASAARRKYIVNVSAMEGQFSRRYKGPGHPHTNMAKAGLNMLTRTSAEEMLTSDGILMTAVDTGWITDERPHDDKMRHAGDGWHAPLDLVDGAARVYHPVIAGEAGQDLYGCFLKDYKPSPW; encoded by the coding sequence ATGAGCGAAGCTTCCCTGCACTCCCCCGCCCCTTCCGAAGACTCCGAGGCCACTGAGGCCCCGATCTCCGATGCCGATCTGGCCGCCTGCCTGCGCGTGCTCGACTCCGTGCACACGCTCAGTGATCGCGACGAGACGTTCGTCGCCGTCCGCGATGCCACCGCGCGCATGTTCAAACAGGTCAAGCGCTACCGCCGGGCCCAGGCGCGCAAGGCCGTGCAGGACGCCGACCGCGCCGCCGTCGAGCGCACAGCCACCGGCTCGCGCGACCGGCTCGACGACGAGACCCAGGGTCTGCATCTCTCCCCCGGAGCGGACGGCGAGTCGAACGGCCACTACGTTCGCCCGCGCGGCTGCTACGTCTGCAAGCGCTCCTTCACCAAGGTCGACGCTTTCCACCACGCGCTCTGCCCCGAGTGCGCCGCCGAGGGCCGTTCCTGGCGCGACGCACGCACCGACCTCACTGGGCGGCGCGCCCTGCTCACGGGCGGCCGCGCCAAGATCGGCATGCACATTGCCCTCAGACTGCTACGCGACGGCGCCCACACGACGATCACGACCCGGTTCCCCCACGACGCGGCCCGCCGCTTCGCCGCCGTCGAGGACAGCGCCGACTGGCTGCACCGGCTCAAGATCGTGGGCATCGACCTGCGCGATCCCGGTCGAGTGATCGCCCTGGCCGACCAGGTCGCGGCCGCCGGTCCCCTCGACATCCTGATCAACAACGCCGCGCAGACCGTGCGCCGCACCGCCGGGGCCTACCGGCACCTCGTGGAGAACGAGTCGATGCCGCTGCCGCCCGAGCTCTCGCAGGCCGCAGGCGGTCCCGAGGTCGTCGGCACGGGCCACGCGCCGCAATCCCACCCGCGGGCGCTCGCAGCGGCCTTCGACCTGACCGCGGGCGAACTCACCGCAACCGAGGCCATGGACCCGGCCGAACTGGCCCGACTCGCCATGACGGCCGGTTCGGCCTCCCTCGAGCGGATCGCCGCCGGATCGGCGATCGATGCCGGCGGGCTCGTGCCCGACCTCGGCGACGAGAACAGCTGGACCCAGGTCCTCGGTCAGGTCGACCCGCTCGAGCTGCTCGAGGTCCAGCTCTGCAACGTGACGGCTCCGTTCCTGCTCGCGAGCCGTCTGCGCCCCGCGATGGCCGCCTCGGCGGCCCGGCGTAAGTACATCGTGAATGTCTCCGCCATGGAGGGCCAGTTCTCGCGCCGGTACAAGGGGCCCGGGCACCCGCACACCAACATGGCCAAGGCCGGGCTCAACATGCTCACCCGCACGAGCGCCGAGGAGATGCTCACCTCGGACGGCATCCTGATGACCGCCGTCGACACCGGCTGGATCACCGACGAGCGCCCGCACGATGACAAGATGCGCCACGCTGGCGACGGCTGGCACGCCCCGCTGGACCTCGTCGACGGCGCGGCTCGTGTCTACCACCCGGTGATCGCCGGAGAGGCCGGCCAGGATCTGTACGGGTGCTTCCTCAAGGACTACAAGCCGTCCCCGTGGTAG